A region from the Aliarcobacter thereius LMG 24486 genome encodes:
- the hisIE gene encoding bifunctional phosphoribosyl-AMP cyclohydrolase/phosphoribosyl-ATP diphosphatase HisIE, translated as MEILERIDWEKMNNLIPVITQDNKSNEVLMLAYTNKDALKLSLETGFAHYFSRSKQRIWKKGESSNHTQEIVDIFLDCDNDTLLFKVNQKGVACHTGRESCFFQNIKTDKVISEIKVDTNYGVIDSLYHTIQNRKNEDSTKSYTAKLLKGDTNSMLKKIVEESGEFCFAIKDKNENESIYEAADIVYHVLVALASLNIDPDRVKQELKRRFNISGIEEKNSRKV; from the coding sequence ATGGAAATTTTAGAAAGAATCGACTGGGAAAAGATGAATAATTTAATCCCTGTTATAACTCAAGACAATAAATCAAATGAAGTTTTAATGCTTGCATACACAAACAAAGATGCTTTAAAATTAAGTTTGGAAACTGGTTTTGCACACTATTTTAGTAGAAGTAAACAAAGAATTTGGAAAAAAGGTGAAAGCTCAAATCATACTCAAGAGATTGTAGATATTTTTTTAGATTGTGATAATGATACTTTATTATTTAAAGTTAATCAAAAAGGTGTTGCTTGTCATACAGGAAGAGAATCTTGCTTTTTCCAAAATATTAAAACAGATAAAGTTATTTCTGAAATAAAAGTTGATACAAATTATGGAGTTATTGATTCTCTTTACCATACTATCCAAAATAGGAAAAATGAAGATAGCACTAAGTCTTATACAGCAAAGCTTTTAAAGGGAGACACTAACTCTATGCTTAAGAAAATAGTTGAAGAATCTGGAGAGTTTTGTTTTGCGATAAAAGATAAAAATGAAAATGAATCAATCTACGAAGCTGCCGATATTGTTTACCATGTTTTAGTAGCACTTGCTAGTTTAAATATAGATCCTGACAGAGTAAAACAAGAGCTAAAAAGAAGATTTAATATTTCAGGAATAGAAGAGAAAAATTCTAGAAAAGTTTAA
- a CDS encoding SPFH domain-containing protein: MPIDNDYFKNRQQGNNNNKNSNGGNFQPPFETPEFFKNLGKKAGLLYLVIIIIGALFLFKPFVIIESGQVGIKATTGKYDKEPLNPGFHFYIPVIQKVIVVDTKVRLLTYMSTQNIGSFDQSIKNNPAINVLDSRGLPISIELTVQYNIIANGVPETIATWGPSWEDKIVNQVVGEVSRSVLGGYNAEVLPMKRNDVAESLDRLIKEKVTERSKNAVIVESVQLKEIVLPEKIKEQIEKVQIANQESERVRYEVLRAKQEAEKRAALASGEAEAKRIEAQGKADAVTIEAQAQAKANKLISQSLTPHLLQMQQIEVQGRFNDALRENKDAKIFLTPGGSTPNIWVDTKDKNRDTVLNNK, from the coding sequence ATGCCAATAGATAACGACTATTTTAAAAACCGACAGCAAGGGAATAATAACAATAAAAATTCAAATGGAGGAAACTTTCAACCACCATTTGAAACTCCTGAGTTTTTTAAGAATTTAGGAAAAAAAGCAGGATTACTATATCTTGTAATTATCATAATTGGTGCTTTATTCTTATTTAAACCATTTGTTATTATTGAATCTGGACAAGTTGGTATTAAAGCAACAACTGGTAAATACGATAAAGAGCCTTTAAATCCAGGTTTCCATTTCTATATTCCAGTTATTCAAAAAGTAATTGTAGTTGATACAAAAGTAAGATTACTTACATATATGAGTACACAAAACATAGGTTCTTTTGATCAAAGTATTAAAAATAATCCAGCAATAAATGTTCTAGATTCAAGAGGATTACCAATTTCTATTGAATTAACTGTTCAGTATAATATTATTGCAAATGGTGTACCTGAAACAATAGCAACTTGGGGACCTTCTTGGGAAGATAAGATTGTAAATCAAGTTGTTGGAGAAGTTTCAAGAAGTGTTCTTGGTGGATATAATGCAGAAGTTTTACCAATGAAAAGAAATGATGTAGCTGAAAGTCTTGATAGACTAATCAAAGAAAAAGTAACAGAAAGATCAAAAAATGCAGTTATTGTTGAGTCTGTTCAATTAAAAGAGATTGTTTTACCAGAAAAGATTAAAGAGCAAATTGAGAAAGTTCAAATTGCAAATCAAGAATCTGAAAGAGTAAGATATGAAGTTTTAAGAGCAAAACAAGAAGCTGAAAAAAGAGCAGCACTTGCAAGTGGAGAAGCTGAAGCAAAAAGAATTGAAGCTCAAGGTAAAGCTGATGCTGTAACTATTGAAGCTCAAGCTCAAGCTAAAGCAAATAAATTAATTTCTCAAAGCTTAACTCCTCATTTACTTCAAATGCAACAAATTGAAGTTCAAGGAAGATTTAACGATGCTCTAAGAGAAAATAAAGATGCAAAAATATTCTTAACTCCTGGTGGTTCTACACCAAATATTTGGGTAGATACAAAAGATAAAAATAGAGATACTGTTTTAAATAATAAATAA
- a CDS encoding branched-chain amino acid transaminase: protein MNEAKYIWMDGEFTPWHEAKVHVLSHTLHYGNGAIEGTKAYKTVDGRCAIFKLNEHTQRLLNSSKMTLMDVPFSLEELNKAQVELLQKNELTNGAYIRPLVYLGYGVMGLYHKDAPVKVSISAWEWGAYLGEEGLKKGVRVKISSFTRTPNTSGMGKAKSVANYMNSQMAKFEAVEAGYDEALLRDDQGYIAEASGACFFIVKNGKLISPPNDNSLESITQATAIDLALDMGIEVIRRRITREEIYVADEAFFTGTAAEITPIREVDARVIGSGSRGPITEKIQNAYFDAVCGKNPKYIKYLTYIN from the coding sequence ATGAACGAAGCTAAATATATATGGATGGATGGAGAATTTACTCCTTGGCATGAAGCAAAAGTACATGTACTATCTCATACTTTACATTATGGAAATGGAGCTATTGAAGGAACAAAAGCTTATAAAACTGTTGATGGAAGATGTGCAATATTTAAATTAAACGAGCACACACAAAGGCTTTTAAACTCTTCAAAAATGACTTTAATGGATGTTCCATTTTCTCTTGAAGAATTAAACAAAGCACAAGTAGAATTATTACAAAAAAATGAACTTACAAACGGTGCATATATAAGACCACTTGTTTATTTAGGTTATGGTGTGATGGGTCTTTATCATAAAGATGCTCCTGTAAAAGTATCAATTTCTGCTTGGGAATGGGGAGCATATCTTGGAGAGGAAGGTTTAAAAAAAGGTGTAAGAGTTAAAATTTCTTCATTTACAAGAACTCCAAATACTTCAGGAATGGGAAAAGCAAAATCTGTTGCAAACTATATGAATTCTCAAATGGCAAAGTTTGAAGCTGTTGAAGCTGGATATGATGAAGCTTTATTAAGAGATGACCAAGGATATATCGCTGAAGCAAGTGGTGCTTGTTTTTTCATTGTTAAAAATGGAAAGTTAATCTCTCCACCAAATGATAACTCTTTAGAATCAATTACTCAAGCAACTGCTATTGATTTAGCACTTGATATGGGAATTGAAGTTATTAGAAGAAGAATAACTAGAGAAGAGATCTATGTAGCAGATGAAGCATTTTTCACAGGAACAGCTGCTGAAATTACTCCGATTAGAGAAGTTGATGCAAGAGTTATTGGGTCTGGAAGTAGAGGTCCTATTACAGAAAAGATTCAAAATGCATATTTTGATGCTGTATGTGGTAAAAACCCAAAATACATAAAGTATTTAACATATATTAACTAA